A genomic window from Camelina sativa cultivar DH55 chromosome 2, Cs, whole genome shotgun sequence includes:
- the LOC104744207 gene encoding E3 ubiquitin-protein ligase FANCL-like isoform X2, which produces MFTLEWSASSRLKDVMHQFQKHLDNLQEFWSVLDDIDKSLCVVDVKQPSRASSVRRIHAGNDCIILVHIDFNDPKSLPECRFIGPLPPAMHMNNLHTSWRRNSKKWSKEISFRENLECILGTELPKPPGLQEEDDHQQVECGICYAQFLPTDEELGARSGTPTDYTCENISCNKSFHSLCLTDWLRSITTTRQSFDVLFGNCPYCSDPVAVKINNK; this is translated from the exons ATGTTTACTTTAGAATGGTCTGCAAGCTCAAGATTGAAGGATGTGATGCACCAATTCCAAAAG cATTTGGACAATCTTCAAGAATTTTGGTCTGTCTTGGACGATATTGACAAGTCTCTCTGCGTTGTTGATGTTAAGCAACCATCTCGTGCTTCTTCTGTCCGTCGGATTCATGCTG gGAATGACTGCATCATCCTTGTTCATATCGACTTCAACGACCCTAAATCCCTTCCAGA GTGCCGGTTTATTGGTCCTTTGCCTCCAGCTATGCATATGAACAACTTACATACGTCATGGAGAAGAAATAGCAAAAAATG GTCAAAGGAAATATCATTTCGTGAGAACCTCGAATGTATTCTAGGTACTGAGCTTCCAAAGCCTCCAGGTCTCCAAGAGGAGGATGATCATCAGCAAGTTGAATGTGGAATCTGCTATGCGCAGTTTCTACCCACAG ATGAGGAGCTTGGAGCTAGAAGTGGGACGCCAACAGACTACACATGCGAAAACATTAGTTGCAATAAGTCTTTCCATAGTCTTTGCCTCACAGACTGGTTAAGATCTATCACAACAACAAGACA GTCTTTTGATGTTCTGTTTGGGAACTGCCCTTACTGTTCAGACCCAGTCGCAGTtaagatcaacaacaaataG
- the LOC104744207 gene encoding E3 ubiquitin-protein ligase FANCL-like isoform X1 — protein MMKMNASSGNNLSQECIGGRARCEELAKSSSFYRIVYTEIEEIGWEPLRRLGGDLTYFSFHILDKKGRAHILEIQLDRDYPKSPPSVSADVPYMFTLEWSASSRLKDVMHQFQKHLDNLQEFWSVLDDIDKSLCVVDVKQPSRASSVRRIHAGNDCIILVHIDFNDPKSLPECRFIGPLPPAMHMNNLHTSWRRNSKKWSKEISFRENLECILGTELPKPPGLQEEDDHQQVECGICYAQFLPTDEELGARSGTPTDYTCENISCNKSFHSLCLTDWLRSITTTRQSFDVLFGNCPYCSDPVAVKINNK, from the exons atgatgaagatgaatgcTTCTTCTGGTAACAATTTATCTCAGGAATGTATAGGAGGGCGTGCAAGATGTGAGGAATTAGCCAAATCGTCGTCGTTTTACCGCATTGTTTACACGGAG ATTGAGGAAATTGGATGGGAACCGCTAAGGAGATTAGGTGGAGATTTAACGTATTTCAGCTTTCACATTCT AGATAAGAAGGGAAGAGCACACATTTTAGAAATTCAACTGGATAGAGACTATCCTAAATCTCCACCTTCTGTTTCCGCG GATGTGCCGTATATGTTTACTTTAGAATGGTCTGCAAGCTCAAGATTGAAGGATGTGATGCACCAATTCCAAAAG cATTTGGACAATCTTCAAGAATTTTGGTCTGTCTTGGACGATATTGACAAGTCTCTCTGCGTTGTTGATGTTAAGCAACCATCTCGTGCTTCTTCTGTCCGTCGGATTCATGCTG gGAATGACTGCATCATCCTTGTTCATATCGACTTCAACGACCCTAAATCCCTTCCAGA GTGCCGGTTTATTGGTCCTTTGCCTCCAGCTATGCATATGAACAACTTACATACGTCATGGAGAAGAAATAGCAAAAAATG GTCAAAGGAAATATCATTTCGTGAGAACCTCGAATGTATTCTAGGTACTGAGCTTCCAAAGCCTCCAGGTCTCCAAGAGGAGGATGATCATCAGCAAGTTGAATGTGGAATCTGCTATGCGCAGTTTCTACCCACAG ATGAGGAGCTTGGAGCTAGAAGTGGGACGCCAACAGACTACACATGCGAAAACATTAGTTGCAATAAGTCTTTCCATAGTCTTTGCCTCACAGACTGGTTAAGATCTATCACAACAACAAGACA GTCTTTTGATGTTCTGTTTGGGAACTGCCCTTACTGTTCAGACCCAGTCGCAGTtaagatcaacaacaaataG